One genomic window of Candidatus Neomarinimicrobiota bacterium includes the following:
- the infB gene encoding translation initiation factor IF-2 yields the protein MAEAATASRRIVHIAKELNISHHDIIELLDKNGIEVKSHMSPVNEQTYQLIVEEFEKDLQSVSRYRKEKVRKEIHFRKLEERLHPAGEFEIMMPDEQRKLEEEEKKAVEEQVLAEDEAELDVVESADEAERDVSSDGKPETEVTEEEPAPRKKTKFRKVELADIQAKIDSGRRRPPVKPVKKTEEDKEKKDGQPVSVSTTVRQTLARMDTKTKKKKYKRDRVEDGEESEVEYVPAVKVKEFMSVQEVAGILDLSPAEIITKCLELGVPATINQRLDIDTITLLVEDAGYQVEMVEEETDDILSLQISEEELEGAVPRAPVVTIMGHVDHGKTSLLDYIRSENVVAGEAGGITQHIGAYAVNLEDGRAVTFLDTPGHEAFTAMRSRGAQVTDVVILIVAADDGVKPQTVEAINHAKAADVPIVVAINKIDKSSANPDRVKQELSENGVLVEDWGGKIQCIPLSAKSGEGVDELLDLLALETEVLELKANPEVDPMGIVIESRLDRAHGAIGTVLIQKGTLKVGDVFVCGNSYGKVRALMNERNTRIDFAGPATPVQVLGFHTPPQAGDRLAVVYDEKVAKKHASERDRMQREIDRQKIRTMSLDRLSKEIREGVAKTLPLVVKADVDGSIEALVDALAEIPSDEIKVDIVHQGVGTVSESDVLLATASNAIIVGFNVGVHSNATLLANNSGVDIRKYDVIYEATDEIRLAVEGMLEPDIVEKVLGTAEVRQVFKISRKGSIAGCIITDGVVSRNDLARIKRDDEIITVGQITSLKHFQDDVKSVDSGKECGIGIRGMDSFEEGDLIEVYATEEVKRTLK from the coding sequence GTGGCTGAAGCAGCAACAGCGTCACGTCGAATAGTTCATATCGCTAAAGAACTGAATATCTCCCATCATGATATCATAGAACTGCTTGACAAGAACGGAATAGAAGTCAAGAGTCATATGAGTCCTGTTAATGAACAGACCTATCAGCTGATCGTTGAGGAATTTGAGAAGGATCTTCAGTCTGTCTCACGCTACAGGAAGGAGAAGGTCCGTAAAGAGATCCATTTCCGCAAACTTGAGGAAAGACTTCATCCTGCCGGCGAATTCGAGATCATGATGCCTGACGAGCAGCGCAAACTAGAGGAGGAAGAGAAGAAAGCGGTTGAAGAGCAGGTGCTGGCGGAGGATGAAGCCGAACTGGATGTTGTTGAGTCGGCAGATGAAGCCGAAAGGGATGTCAGTTCAGATGGCAAGCCTGAAACTGAAGTTACAGAAGAAGAGCCAGCGCCGCGCAAGAAAACGAAGTTCCGCAAAGTGGAGCTGGCCGATATCCAGGCCAAGATAGATTCAGGCAGGAGACGTCCGCCGGTCAAACCGGTTAAGAAGACAGAAGAGGACAAAGAAAAGAAGGATGGACAGCCTGTCTCAGTCAGTACCACTGTGCGCCAGACGCTGGCCAGGATGGATACCAAGACCAAGAAGAAGAAATATAAGAGAGACAGGGTAGAGGACGGTGAAGAAAGTGAAGTTGAGTATGTCCCGGCGGTTAAGGTAAAAGAATTCATGAGCGTACAGGAAGTTGCCGGTATCCTCGATTTGAGTCCGGCCGAAATAATTACCAAGTGTCTGGAACTGGGTGTCCCTGCTACTATAAACCAGCGGCTCGATATTGATACCATCACCCTTCTGGTTGAAGACGCCGGCTATCAGGTGGAGATGGTAGAGGAAGAGACCGATGATATTCTCAGTCTGCAAATAAGTGAAGAAGAGCTTGAGGGCGCGGTACCCCGTGCACCAGTAGTAACCATTATGGGGCATGTGGATCACGGAAAAACATCCCTGCTCGATTATATCCGCAGTGAGAACGTTGTAGCGGGTGAGGCCGGCGGTATTACACAGCATATAGGTGCTTACGCTGTCAATCTGGAGGACGGGAGAGCGGTTACATTTCTGGATACACCCGGTCATGAAGCTTTTACAGCCATGAGATCTCGTGGCGCTCAGGTGACGGATGTGGTCATTCTTATCGTCGCTGCGGACGATGGAGTAAAGCCGCAGACGGTAGAAGCGATCAACCATGCCAAAGCTGCCGATGTGCCCATTGTGGTAGCCATTAATAAGATTGATAAAAGCAGTGCCAATCCCGACAGGGTGAAGCAAGAATTGTCCGAGAATGGAGTACTGGTAGAAGATTGGGGTGGCAAGATTCAATGTATTCCTCTGTCGGCCAAATCAGGCGAGGGGGTCGATGAGCTTCTCGATCTGCTGGCGCTGGAGACGGAAGTACTTGAACTGAAAGCGAATCCTGAGGTAGACCCCATGGGAATTGTCATCGAGTCGCGTCTTGACCGGGCCCACGGTGCAATCGGGACTGTCCTGATCCAGAAAGGGACGCTGAAAGTAGGCGACGTCTTCGTTTGCGGTAACAGTTATGGTAAAGTCAGGGCGTTGATGAATGAAAGAAACACCCGCATCGATTTTGCCGGTCCGGCGACCCCGGTGCAGGTACTCGGCTTCCATACGCCGCCTCAGGCCGGTGACAGACTGGCAGTTGTGTATGATGAAAAGGTAGCCAAAAAGCACGCTTCTGAAAGAGATCGTATGCAGCGTGAGATCGATCGTCAGAAGATCAGGACCATGTCGCTCGACCGGCTTTCCAAGGAAATCAGGGAGGGGGTCGCCAAGACACTGCCGCTGGTGGTGAAAGCTGACGTCGATGGGTCAATCGAAGCACTTGTTGACGCGCTCGCTGAAATTCCCAGTGATGAGATCAAGGTTGATATTGTTCACCAGGGAGTCGGTACCGTATCCGAATCCGATGTGCTACTGGCCACCGCCTCAAACGCTATTATTGTCGGATTCAACGTTGGCGTCCACTCAAACGCTACTCTGCTGGCTAACAACAGCGGTGTTGACATCAGAAAGTATGATGTAATCTATGAAGCTACCGACGAGATAAGACTTGCCGTTGAAGGTATGCTTGAGCCTGACATTGTTGAGAAGGTACTTGGTACGGCCGAAGTGCGCCAGGTGTTTAAGATTTCACGTAAAGGATCAATTGCCGGCTGCATCATCACTGACGGGGTGGTCAGCCGTAACGACTTGGCAAGGATCAAGCGCGATGATGAGATTATCACAGTAGGGCAGATTACATCACTGAAGCACTTCCAGGATGACGTAAAATCTGTGGATAGCGGGAAAGAGTGCGGCATCGGAATCCGGGGAATGGATAGCTTTGAAGAAGGGGACCTCATTGAAGTCTATGCGACTGAGGAGGTTAAGCGAACCCTTAAGTAA
- a CDS encoding DUF503 domain-containing protein, with the protein MAVGILRMELHLMSPHSLKEKRAILNPLKNYLRKKKNVSVAEIDYHDVWQSAVLEVAMAGNDRAKLKTSMDSIQQFIEKRFPVEVSSESSEIV; encoded by the coding sequence ATGGCTGTAGGTATACTCCGCATGGAACTACACCTGATGAGTCCCCATTCTCTCAAGGAAAAAAGAGCTATTCTTAATCCACTCAAGAACTATCTGCGCAAAAAGAAAAATGTATCTGTGGCGGAGATTGATTATCATGACGTATGGCAGTCAGCCGTGCTGGAGGTGGCTATGGCAGGCAATGACAGGGCCAAGCTGAAGACCAGTATGGACTCCATCCAGCAGTTCATAGAAAAACGTTTCCCCGTGGAAGTGTCATCTGAATCCAGCGAAATAGTATGA